In the Pseudanabaena sp. PCC 7367 genome, one interval contains:
- a CDS encoding pentapeptide repeat-containing protein, which produces MANEEQLKILRQGVNAWNQWREKNSNIKVDLSRTNLVSIGNSFIPEYLPYSKIANLKGINLSKANLSFSIFTEVDLSGANLSQAILTNAQFDFVDLSGSNLAGAHLVETDFVGALLIGADLSRAELESTSLYGACLNGANLYEASFRHGANLISASFIKANLRKADLSQTLALNADFTRANLTGSCLQDWSINSDTKLDRVVCDYIYLGGGGVGRYGKRLFTNRLPIGRNFRPSEFTKRFQISSDIVELVFNDRIEWEAFAYSLNKIKAEHPDSQIEVSGLNNKNGLLYVNITVSPNLDKQALEAEFFKGYEFAEKKIARYYQDRLDDKEAEISYQKAWIDRLLEKASDPKVQNIITGRDFNLDADGSNVALGNMSGSISNTNENNDRSETNYDLRESQIGNLADTVKDNAQQQANQNPPEPEN; this is translated from the coding sequence ATGGCGAATGAGGAGCAGTTGAAGATTTTGCGGCAGGGGGTTAATGCCTGGAACCAATGGCGAGAGAAGAATTCAAATATAAAAGTAGATCTTAGTAGAACTAATCTGGTCAGTATTGGTAATAGCTTTATCCCAGAGTATTTGCCCTACAGTAAGATAGCGAATTTAAAGGGAATAAACCTGAGTAAAGCCAACCTATCCTTTTCTATTTTTACTGAAGTAGATTTATCAGGTGCAAATCTTTCACAAGCTATCTTGACCAACGCTCAATTTGATTTTGTAGATCTCAGTGGAAGTAATCTTGCCGGTGCTCATCTGGTCGAAACCGATTTTGTAGGTGCTTTACTTATAGGTGCAGATCTGAGTAGAGCTGAGCTAGAATCAACCTCACTTTATGGAGCTTGTCTTAATGGAGCAAATCTCTATGAGGCAAGTTTTAGGCATGGAGCAAACCTTATAAGTGCAAGTTTTATTAAAGCAAATCTTCGTAAAGCAGATCTTAGTCAGACTCTAGCACTGAATGCTGATTTCACCCGCGCGAACTTAACTGGTAGTTGCCTTCAAGACTGGAGTATAAATAGTGACACTAAACTTGATCGTGTAGTCTGCGATTATATATATTTAGGTGGAGGAGGCGTAGGTAGATACGGTAAAAGACTCTTTACTAATCGGCTTCCTATAGGGAGAAACTTTAGACCCAGCGAATTTACTAAACGATTTCAAATTTCTAGCGATATCGTTGAGTTAGTTTTCAACGATCGTATTGAATGGGAAGCCTTTGCATACTCACTAAACAAAATAAAAGCAGAGCATCCAGATTCACAAATCGAAGTCAGCGGACTTAATAATAAAAATGGTTTGCTTTATGTAAATATCACTGTTTCACCTAATCTTGATAAACAAGCCCTGGAAGCAGAATTTTTTAAAGGTTATGAATTTGCTGAAAAGAAGATAGCTAGGTATTACCAAGACAGGCTTGATGATAAAGAGGCAGAAATTAGTTACCAAAAAGCTTGGATTGATCGTCTCCTAGAAAAAGCTTCAGACCCTAAAGTCCAAAACATAATTACAGGTCGTGATTTTAACCTTGATGCTGATGGCTCTAACGTTGCGCTTGGTAATATGAGCGGCAGTATCAGTAATACTAACGAAAATAACGATCGCTCAGAAACCAACTACGATCTCCGCGAATCCCAGATAGGAAATCTCGCCGACACCGTCAAAGACAACGCCCAGCAACAAGCCAACCAAAACCCACCAGAACCAGAAAACTAA
- a CDS encoding RuBisCO accumulation factor 1, whose product MTDNAPTDNAPNGIEIDTETLITQLRQKQGTWVDWAIACQQLQKHGQSAQQIFEQTGFEPIQQNQIIVAVQVYAGLVEDNASEPTLNHFKQRGSDSLHELRILSKPDRLAVAELLVSRGMDSIAAKEAAKAVKEIQILSEAPSGFTRHPGDAIAYQAWKSAQNQRDPQQRAKFISKALQFAHSDTARTEVEKLLTGLVDPTVAKAPRLPIFRLEESDEMPRVLPLAGKLPLTVADLQAIPTVETIEPFRMVRTSGDFTWVALPGWQVVRRAIDAVVILADTDTFKEASGQEIRSSFPNQAEEILLLVDRAQVEWQSDRYYAVEKDGKIALTWFGQAPTQELLGQVLLILRQPRILDEELAVDVWQVDE is encoded by the coding sequence ATGACCGACAACGCACCCACCGACAACGCACCCAACGGCATCGAAATCGACACCGAAACCCTGATCACCCAACTGCGCCAGAAGCAAGGAACCTGGGTGGATTGGGCGATTGCTTGCCAGCAACTCCAGAAACACGGCCAGAGCGCCCAGCAAATTTTTGAGCAAACCGGCTTCGAGCCGATCCAGCAGAATCAGATTATCGTCGCCGTCCAGGTCTATGCTGGCCTGGTTGAGGACAACGCCTCCGAGCCAACCCTGAATCATTTCAAGCAAAGGGGTAGCGACAGCCTCCATGAGTTAAGGATTTTGAGTAAGCCCGATCGCCTCGCCGTGGCCGAATTGCTGGTCAGTCGTGGCATGGACTCGATCGCCGCCAAGGAAGCCGCCAAAGCGGTCAAAGAAATTCAAATTCTCTCCGAAGCACCCAGCGGATTTACTAGACATCCTGGTGATGCGATCGCCTACCAAGCCTGGAAATCCGCCCAGAATCAACGCGATCCCCAGCAACGGGCTAAGTTTATTTCCAAGGCGCTGCAATTTGCCCACAGTGATACTGCCCGCACCGAGGTGGAAAAACTATTAACCGGCCTGGTCGATCCCACCGTCGCCAAAGCGCCCCGATTGCCGATCTTCCGGCTCGAAGAAAGCGACGAGATGCCCCGCGTCTTGCCCCTGGCGGGTAAGCTGCCCCTAACTGTTGCTGACTTGCAGGCGATCCCCACCGTAGAGACGATCGAACCGTTCAGGATGGTACGCACCTCCGGTGATTTTACCTGGGTGGCACTGCCCGGTTGGCAGGTAGTGCGCCGGGCGATCGATGCGGTGGTAATCCTGGCGGATACGGATACGTTTAAGGAAGCTTCCGGCCAGGAAATTAGAAGCAGTTTCCCTAACCAAGCAGAAGAAATTTTGCTGCTGGTGGATCGAGCCCAAGTTGAGTGGCAGAGCGATCGCTACTATGCGGTGGAAAAAGATGGCAAAATTGCCCTGACCTGGTTTGGCCAAGCACCAACCCAAGAACTATTGGGGCAAGTGTTGTTGATTCTGCGCCAGCCTAGAATTTTAGATGAGGAGCTAGCGGTAGATGTGTGGCAGGTTGATGAGTAG
- the hisD gene encoding histidinol dehydrogenase — protein sequence MLRIITQRSEAEAELKRICDRIYDDQITHKEATVSEIVQTVRRQGDKALLHYTAEFDRQEFDASELRVSGSELDAAYQQVSGELLKAIELAHRQVLDFHRQRVPKSWVQFGDKEVVLGKRYNPVDAAGIYVPGGQAAYPSTVIMNAVPAVVAGVKRIAMVTPPGKEKSVNPAILVAAQVAGVEEIYRVGGAQAIAALAYGTETIPKVDVISGPGNIYVTLAKKQVYGHVGIDSLAGPSEVLVIADHTANPRHVAADLLAQAEHDSLAAAILITTDNRLASLVVEEVNHQLENHPRRIQTEKSIAHYGLVVVADSLKEAAELSNQFAPEHLELEVAEPWDMLEQIRHAGAIFLGHSTPEAVGDYLAGPNHTLPTSGAARYASALTAETFIKSSSIIHYSPAALKDAAWAIDALTEAEGLPSHGDSVRFRVEEQ from the coding sequence ATGCTGCGAATTATTACCCAGCGATCGGAGGCAGAAGCCGAACTCAAACGGATCTGCGATCGCATCTATGACGACCAAATCACCCACAAGGAAGCCACTGTCAGTGAAATTGTCCAGACAGTTCGCCGCCAGGGGGATAAAGCCCTATTACATTACACAGCGGAGTTCGATCGCCAAGAATTTGATGCGAGCGAGCTGAGGGTCAGTGGCTCAGAGCTGGATGCCGCCTATCAACAGGTTTCCGGTGAATTACTCAAAGCGATCGAATTGGCCCACCGACAAGTGCTCGATTTCCACCGTCAGCGCGTACCCAAAAGCTGGGTGCAATTTGGCGACAAAGAAGTGGTGCTGGGCAAACGCTACAATCCAGTTGATGCGGCTGGGATCTATGTGCCAGGGGGGCAAGCGGCCTATCCTAGCACAGTGATTATGAATGCCGTGCCAGCGGTGGTCGCGGGCGTGAAGCGGATTGCAATGGTGACCCCACCGGGCAAAGAAAAATCCGTTAATCCCGCGATCCTGGTGGCGGCTCAGGTGGCCGGGGTCGAAGAAATTTATCGGGTGGGCGGGGCGCAGGCGATCGCCGCGTTGGCCTATGGCACTGAAACAATTCCCAAAGTAGATGTGATTTCCGGCCCTGGCAATATTTACGTCACCCTGGCGAAAAAACAGGTTTATGGCCATGTGGGGATCGATTCACTGGCGGGGCCATCGGAAGTGCTGGTGATTGCCGATCATACGGCTAACCCACGCCATGTGGCCGCTGATCTGCTAGCTCAGGCGGAGCATGACTCATTGGCAGCAGCGATCTTAATCACCACTGACAATCGCCTTGCTAGTCTGGTGGTCGAAGAAGTTAACCATCAACTGGAAAATCATCCACGCCGGATTCAAACCGAAAAATCGATCGCCCACTATGGCCTGGTGGTCGTGGCGGATAGCCTGAAAGAAGCGGCAGAATTATCGAATCAGTTTGCACCGGAACATTTAGAACTGGAAGTAGCGGAACCCTGGGACATGCTGGAGCAAATCCGCCATGCCGGAGCAATCTTTCTGGGGCATTCCACCCCGGAAGCGGTAGGTGATTATCTGGCGGGGCCAAACCACACGCTGCCCACCTCTGGCGCGGCGCGGTATGCCTCGGCACTTACGGCGGAAACCTTTATTAAAAGCTCCAGCATTATCCACTACAGTCCAGCAGCGCTCAAGGATGCAGCCTGGGCGATCGATGCCCTGACAGAAGCAGAGGGCTTACCATCCCACGGTGATTCTGTCCGGTTTCGGGTCGAAGAGCAATAG
- a CDS encoding G-D-S-L family lipolytic protein: MRRRNSYSFGSYRSKPRAWLRNILLFILIGIPLLLVVAEFATRGIVNMTGMAEQLGAVQDINIAQAYELKLEDEDGNPYPGLEESYRSGQLRVRFSPIMGYQLVPDQSNDYWQINPQGFRDRQPISIEKPANETRIFVLGNSTAFGQMAESNNELWANRIEELMARRLQEQANAPEKFKPLEMPYFADEVAKMEALPPRIKEGTYRVITAAVPGYTSGNELSLLVHQVMAYAPDCVVVVDGYEDLRLPSDRVARELGNVEELLQDPSAHNNLHLSRRFDNFLNSYYLVKVYRHWFGQKTSAAKPFQASQLAADADELNARLDRYRYNLKQIARITRDISTVVIVQPEITGKENALTPPESQVLEALGSEYRDRAKTSFDWIYAGEFSKELPNTRMTSFYDLYSDFNEQAFYDPIHLTPAAQEVIARRIYDILADIFAIAPTPRATRR; this comes from the coding sequence ATGCGTCGTCGCAACTCGTACTCTTTTGGCTCCTATCGATCTAAGCCACGGGCCTGGCTACGAAATATTTTATTGTTCATTTTGATCGGCATCCCCCTATTACTGGTGGTCGCTGAGTTTGCTACGCGCGGCATTGTGAATATGACTGGCATGGCTGAGCAGTTGGGGGCGGTGCAAGATATTAATATTGCCCAAGCCTATGAACTAAAGCTGGAAGATGAGGATGGCAATCCCTACCCCGGCCTAGAGGAGTCCTATCGATCGGGACAACTGCGGGTGCGGTTTAGCCCAATCATGGGTTATCAATTGGTGCCAGACCAGAGCAATGACTATTGGCAAATCAATCCCCAGGGATTCCGCGATCGCCAGCCTATTTCCATTGAAAAGCCTGCCAATGAAACTCGCATTTTTGTGCTGGGTAATTCTACCGCCTTTGGCCAAATGGCTGAAAGTAACAACGAGTTGTGGGCTAACCGGATTGAAGAACTAATGGCGCGGCGCTTGCAGGAACAGGCCAATGCACCGGAAAAATTTAAACCGCTGGAAATGCCCTATTTTGCCGATGAAGTGGCCAAAATGGAAGCGTTGCCACCCCGGATCAAAGAAGGGACATATCGGGTGATTACGGCAGCGGTACCTGGTTATACCTCTGGCAATGAATTGTCACTGCTAGTGCATCAGGTTATGGCCTATGCACCGGATTGTGTGGTGGTGGTGGATGGGTATGAAGATCTGCGGCTGCCTAGCGATCGGGTTGCCCGCGAGTTGGGGAATGTGGAAGAATTGCTGCAAGACCCCAGCGCCCATAATAATTTGCATCTTTCCCGCCGCTTTGATAACTTTCTCAATTCCTATTACTTAGTTAAGGTCTATCGCCATTGGTTTGGCCAGAAGACTTCCGCAGCCAAGCCGTTTCAGGCCAGTCAGTTGGCGGCCGATGCCGATGAACTAAATGCCCGACTCGATCGCTATCGCTATAACCTCAAGCAGATCGCCAGGATCACCCGTGATATTTCCACCGTAGTAATTGTGCAGCCGGAAATTACAGGCAAAGAAAATGCCCTCACACCGCCAGAATCGCAAGTTTTGGAAGCGCTCGGCTCAGAATACCGCGATCGGGCTAAGACCTCCTTTGATTGGATCTACGCTGGTGAATTTAGCAAAGAGCTGCCCAATACCAGGATGACCAGCTTTTATGACCTCTACAGCGATTTTAATGAACAGGCTTTCTATGACCCAATTCACCTCACCCCCGCGGCTCAGGAAGTGATTGCGCGGCGGATTTATGACATTCTGGCCGATATTTTTGCGATCGCACCCACACCAAGAGCTACTAGGCGTTAG
- a CDS encoding Crp/Fnr family transcriptional regulator has translation MLTSLDRLLLVRGVPIFKELRDDFLVRLASIMTEVYYPANRTIFAEGQEGRSLYIIVAGKVRVHIGEKDLALLDKGSCFGEMSLFDAEPRSASITAVINCECLVLTQQQLYEAIDETPGIAINIIRLLSRRIRSQNLQLNELQAARQS, from the coding sequence ATGTTAACTAGCCTCGATCGCCTCCTGTTAGTGCGAGGCGTGCCTATTTTTAAAGAATTGCGCGACGACTTTCTGGTGCGTCTGGCTTCGATCATGACCGAAGTCTATTATCCTGCCAACAGAACCATCTTTGCGGAGGGGCAGGAGGGGCGATCGCTCTATATTATTGTGGCTGGCAAGGTGCGGGTACACATTGGCGAAAAAGATTTAGCCCTTTTGGACAAAGGCAGTTGCTTTGGGGAAATGTCTTTATTTGATGCGGAGCCAAGATCGGCCTCGATCACAGCAGTAATTAATTGTGAATGCTTGGTGCTAACCCAGCAACAGCTCTATGAGGCGATCGATGAAACCCCTGGCATTGCGATCAATATTATTCGCCTGTTGTCACGCCGGATTCGCAGCCAGAACTTGCAATTGAATGAGCTACAAGCCGCCCGACAGTCTTAA